Genomic DNA from Corallococcus silvisoli:
ACGTCCAGGCGCGTGCACGTGCGGGCCCGCATCCAGCCCGCTAGGTTCCACCCCTTGCAAGCCCACGCGATGAAGCTCCACCGCCCCACGAAGGACGAACTGTTCGCGGCCGCCGGCCGCACCGTGCCGGACCTGCTGGCCCCGGGCCTGCGGGTGCTCTTCTGCGGCATCAACCCCAGCCTCTACTCGGCGGTGGTGGGCATGCACTTCGCGAGGCCCGGCAACCGCTTCTGGCCTTCGCTGCATGCGTCGGGGTTCACGCCGCGGCGCCTGCTGCCGTCCGAACAGGGGGAGCTGCTGGCGCTCGGGCTGGGCATCACCAACGTGGTGGACCGGGCCACCGCGAGCGCGGACCAGTTGGACGCGGCGGACTACGCGCAGGGGGCGAAGTCGCTGGCGCGCAAGGTGGAGCGCTGCCGTCCGGCGTTCCTCGCGGTGCTGGGGCTGGGCGCGTACCGCACGGCCTTCGCGCGGCCGAAGGCGAGGTTCGGGCCGCAGGAGGAGACGCTGGGCGACACGCGGCTGTGGGTGCTGCCCAATCCGAGCGGCCTCAACGCCAGCTACCAGCTCCCGGACCTCGCGCGGCTGTATGGCGAGCTGCGCCGCGCGGCGGAGCCCCGCTGACTACTTCAGCAGGCCGGCCTCGCGGGCCACCTGCGCCGCGACGGGCAGCACCCGGTCGAAGGCGGCGGCGTTGCATGCGAGCAGGCCCCGGCGGTTCTGGAGCTCGGAGCCGTCATACAGGTACGGCGCTCCGGCCAGGTCCGTGAGCACGCCTCCCGCGGAGCGGATGACGGCCTCCGGCGCGCAGTTGTCCCAGCGGTAGCTCTTGTCGCTGACGTGCACGTAGAGGTCGCAGCGGGCCTCGGCCAGCAGGCCGCACTTGAGCCCCACGGAGCCGGACTCCGTCTCCTTCGTGATGCCCAGCCGCTGCACCACCGCGTCCGTCGTCTTCGAGCGGTGCGAGCGCGACACGACGAGCCGGAGCGCCGCCGGATCCGCCACGTCGGACACGCGCAACACGCGCCGGCCCTGGGGGTCCTCCACATGGCCCTGCTCGCCCACGATGCCCGAATAGAGGACGTCACCCACCGCGCGGTAGACGACACCCACCGCCGCGCGCCCCTCCACCGCGAGGCCGATGTGGATGGCGAACTCGCCGTTGCGGTTCACGAACTCCTGCGTGCCGTCGAGCGGATCCACGTACCAGCAGCGCTCGAAGCGCTTCGCGTCGGAGGCGTCCTCGTTCTCCTCCGCCACCACGCCGTCCGCCGGGAAGGCCTTGCGCAGCTCGCCCACGATGAAGGCGTTGGCGCGCTCGTCGGCCACGGTGACGGGCCCGGCGCCGCCCGCCTTGTCCGTGACGGAGAAGTCGGTGGCGTAGACCTGGAGGAGGATGTCACCGGCCTGACGCGCGATGCGCCGGGCCACTTCGAGTTCATGGGCGAGTGCGGGCATGGAGGGCGGCCAGTCTGCCCGCTCGGCGCTGCTTTGGAAACCAACGGTAGGGGATGGATTGGGGCGGATTGCCCCTCGCGGGGAAAAATGCCCCGTGGGGGCGTGCATCGGTTCCGAGGGAAGGCGTGCTGGCCCGGTGGCTGCAATCCCTGGGGGTTTGCGACTTCAGCGCTGGCGGCGGGACGGCCGGGCGCGGCAAGGACTCGAGCGATGATGAAGTGGCTGATGGGACTGGCCCTGCTGGGCATCGGCGTGGCGCTGGCGTTCGCGGGTGGGCGGATGGTGTACCGCTCGAAGGTGAGCAAGGACTGGCCCACGGTGCAGGGCACGGTGCTGAGCTCCCGCGTGGAGACGCTGCGCAGCAAGCGCGCGGTGAGCTTCCGGCCGGAGGTGAGCTACCGCTACGAGGTGAACGGCATCCCGTACACGTCCGACACGGTGGCCTTCGACGGCAACGGCTCCGGCGGGCTCGCGGACGCGCAGGCGGTGTCGCGCCACTACCCCACGGGGGCCCCGGTGACGCTGCACTACGAGCCGGAGGATCCCTCCGTCGCGTGCATCGAGTGCGGCAGCACGGGCTTCGTGAACTACCTGGTGACGCTGGGCGGCGCGGTGTTCGCCCTGGTGGCCGCGTGGGGGCTGGTGGAGATGGCGCGCACGGGCCTGCGCGATGGCAAGCGCCAGGCGCCCCCGATGCGCGCGAAGGCCCGGTAGGCGGAAGGCGTCCCCGCGTCGCATCATGCGGCGCATGGACCCGGAGAATCCCGTCGTGAAGCTGTGCGGCCAGGGCATTCAGGCGGAGCTGGCGCGGCGGGATGACGAGGCCCGCGACTGCTTCCAGCGTGCGTGGGACGTGGCCTCCGACGACTACGAGGCCTGCATCGCGGCGCATTACCTCGCGCGGCACCAGCCTACGCCCGAGGACACGCGGCACTGGAACCAGGTGTCGCTCGACCGGGCGCTCGCCGTGGATGACGCGCGCGTGCGCCCCTTCTTCGCCTCGCTGCACCTCAACCTGGGCCGGTGCGCCGAGGACCAGGGAGACCTGCCCCTGGCCCGCGCCCACTATCAGCAGGCCCTCGACGCCCTCCCCCAGGTCTCCGAGGGCCCCTACCGGAGCGTCGTCGAGCACGGCATCGGCGCGGCGCTCGCCCGCGTGGCCCGCTGAGCATTTCCCACCGGAAGGCTTCGACAGACGCGGCCCGCGATGCCCATCCTGGAGCCGACACCCGCGCCTCCTGGAGAACGCATGCCCGTCATCATCCGCCCCGCGAAGGACTCGGACGCGCCCGCGCTCGGCCGCATGGGCGCGGCGCTCGCGCACCAGCACCATGGCTTCGACGCCCAGCGCTTCATGGTCCCCGACGACGTGGAGGCCGGCTACCGCTGGTGGCTGGGCAAGGAGGCCCGCCGCCCCCAGGAGGCCGTGGTGCTCGTCGCGGAGCTGGACGGCGACGTCGTGGGTTACTGCTACGGACGGCTGGAGGGCGTGGACTGGAACATGCTCCTCGACAAGCACGGCGCCCTGCACGACATCTGGGTGGAGGCGAAGGCCCGGGGCACCGGCACCGGCCGGCTGCTCGCGGAGGCCATGGTCCAGCGGCTCACCGACATGGGCGCCCCGCGCGTCGTGCTCTCCACCGCCGCGAAGAATGAATCCGCGCGGCGGCTCTTCGAACGGCTGGGCTGGCGCCCCACCATGGTGGAGATGACCCGCGAGGCGCCCCCTCGCTCATAGCCGGCCGTGCGGCATCCGGCCGTGCTGGAACGCCTCCACCTGCGAGGGCGTGAAGGGCGCCTGGTACAGCCCCCGGTCCTGCTGCCGCGAACGGAACAGGTCCACGACCAGGTTCATCCGGTCGCTCAAGGCCCCCCAGTCCCGCGCCGCGCTGCCGGCCGTGTCGTCCGGCGTCCGGTCCAGCCGCTTCATCAGCCGCAGCAGCTCCGGGTGCTCCAGCCGCAGCAGGTCCCTGGGGAAGTCCGCCGAGGGCGTCAGCGCCGGGATGTCCTCGCCCAACCGCAGCGTCCGGTCCGGCAGCTCCAACGTCATCAGCTCCCGCGTCATCAGCTCGCGCCAGCAGCGCTCCAGCTGCTCCGCCAGCGGCGTGAAGGCCGCGAGCAACCACGGCTCCGGCAGCCCGGACGCCCTCGTGCGGAACAGCTCCAGCAGGTTCACCAGGAACAGCGCCTTCAACGGCGCCCCGAGCGCCCCGACGATGGGCCCCTGCAGCCGCGTCTGCTCGTGGTAGCCCACCAGCGCGTTGGCCAGGAACACCCGCTCCGCGCGGTCCTTGGGGCGCGCCACGCGCAGCGCGTCCTGGTACGCGCGCGCCGCCTGGATGAGCAGGTCCTGCCCCCCGGGCTCCAGCGGCCCCGGCTTCAGCCGCGACACCACGCGCGCCAGCGCGGCGGGCCCCGTCCCCCCGGGGCCGGTGAAGTGCTCCAGCATCGCCACGTAGAGCGGCCCCAGGTCCTCGAACACGATGAGGTTGCCGATGGCGACCTGCTTCGCCATCCCGTCCACCACCGGCTCCATCACCCGCGACAGCACGGCGCTCACGGCCGACGGCAATCCCCACGAAACCAACAGCCGCGCCTGCGTCACGCCGAGCGTGCGCATCAGGTCCTCCGCGCGAGCCAGCAGGTTGCGCTCCAGCGCGGACACCATGTCCTTGCGGATGAACGTCCCCGCCGTCTTCGACGCCCAGGTGGCGAAGCCACACCACGACACGTCCACGTCCCCCAGCACAGCGGTGAAGGCGAGCTTCAGCACGTGGTACGCCTGGGTGATGTGGAGGTTGCGCAGGGCGGCATCCTGCATCCGGACAATCGCCTCCACCTCGGCGTACGTCGGCGGAAGCCAGGGGCGCGGCAGCGGCTGGGGCACCATGACGGGACGGCCTCCGGAGGCAGGGGCGAAGTGCCCACGCCAGCCTGAACGACCGGCCCCGCCCCCCGCCATCACCCCACGGGGCGGGGCGGGAGCGGCATCACCGACACCGGCTCGAGAAGCGACGAAGCCCCGGGCGGACAGGCCCGGGGCTTCATTCAACAGCGGGGCCTGGAAGCAGCGCCCTACTTCTTCTGCTCCTTCACCCACGAGTCCTTCAGCGTCACCGTGCGGTTGAAGACCGGCGCGCCCGGCTTGGAGTCCAGCGAGTCCGCGCAGAAGTACCCCAGGCGCTCGAACTGGAAGCGGTCCCCCGGGTTCGCGGCGGCCAGCCCCGGCTCCACGCGCGCGTCGGCCACGACCTCCAGGCTGTTCGGGTTGAGGAACGCCTTGAAGTCCTTCTCCTTGTCGCGGTCCGGCTGCTCCACCGAGAAGAGCCGGTCGTACAGCCGCACCTGCGCGACGGGCGCGTTGCCCGGCACCCAGTGCAGCGTGCCCTTCACCTTGCGGCCATCCGGCGAGTCCCCGCCGCGCGTCGCGGGGTCATAGGTGCAGCGCAGCTCCGTGATGTTGCCCGCCGCGTCCTTGATGACCTGCTCGCACTTGATGAAGTACGCCGCGCGCAGGCGCACCTCCTTGCCCGGCGCCAGGCGGAAGAAGCCCTTCTGCGGCACCTCCTGGAAGTCCTCCGCCTCGATGTAGAGCTCACGGCCGAAGGGCACCTTGCGCGTGCCCAGCTCCGGCTTCTGCGGATGGTTGGCGACCTCCAGCTCCTCCGTCTGCCCCTCCGGGTAGTTCTCCAGCACGACCTTGAGCGGGCGCAGGACGGCCATCGCGCGCGGCGCCGTCTCGTTGAGGTCGTCCCGGATGCTCAGCTCCAGCACGCCCATGTCGATGAGGCTGTCGGACTTGCTCACGCCGATGCGCCTGGCGAAGTCGCGCAGCGACGCGGGCGTGTAGCCCCGGCGGCGCAGGCCGCTGATGGTCAGCATGCGCGGATCATCCCAGCCGGACACCAGCCGCTCCGTCACCAGCTGGAGCAGCTTGCGCTTGCTCATCACCGTGTACGTGAGGTTCAGCCGGGCGAACTCGTACTGGTAGGGCCGGTCGCCCTTGATGAGCGCGTCGACGATCCAGTCGTACAGCACGCGGCGGTTCTCGAACTCCAGCGTGCACACCGAATGCGTGATGCCTTCGATGGCGTCCGACAGGCAGTGCGCGAAGTCGTAGAGCGGGTAGATGCGCCACGTGTCGCCCGTGCGGTGGTGGTGCGCGTGCCGGATGCGGTAGATGGGCGGATCGCGCAGCACGGGGTTCGACGACGCCATGTCGATCTTCGCGCGCAGCGTGTGCTTGCCGTCGGGGAACTCGCCCGCCTTCATCCGGCGGAACAGGTCCAGGTTCTCCTCCACCGTGCGCGTGCGGTACGGGCTGTCCCGCCCCGGGGTGGTGAAGTCACCGCGGTACTGGCTGATCTCCTCCGGCGACAGGCTGCACACGTAGGCCTGGCCCTGGGAGATGAGCTGCTCCGCGAAGGCGTAGAGCCGGTCGAAGTAGTCGGACGCGAAGAAGCGCCGGTCGTCCCAGTCGAACCCGAGCCAGCGCACGTCGCGCTGGATGGACTCCACGTAGTCCGTGTCCTCGGTGAGCGGGTTGGTGTCGTCGAGGCGCAGGTTGCACTTGCCGCCATACTGCTGCGCCAGGCCGAAGTTCAGCGCGATGGACTTGGCGTGACCGATGTGGAGGTAGCCGTTGGGCTCGGGCGGGAAGCGGGTGTGCACGCGTCCGCCGTGCTTTCCCGTCCGCCGGTCTTCCTCAACGACTTCCTGGAGGAAGTTGAGGCCCTGCGTCTCATTCGTCGTCGTCATGATGGGTGCGAATCCTCGTGAAGCCGGACAGGGGGGGCAAGGTTTTCCTGACCCCATCGCCTGTCCTCCCGTCTGGGGCGGACCGCCTCAGACCTCCG
This window encodes:
- the mug gene encoding G/U mismatch-specific DNA glycosylase, with protein sequence MKLHRPTKDELFAAAGRTVPDLLAPGLRVLFCGINPSLYSAVVGMHFARPGNRFWPSLHASGFTPRRLLPSEQGELLALGLGITNVVDRATASADQLDAADYAQGAKSLARKVERCRPAFLAVLGLGAYRTAFARPKARFGPQEETLGDTRLWVLPNPSGLNASYQLPDLARLYGELRRAAEPR
- a CDS encoding 3'(2'),5'-bisphosphate nucleotidase CysQ family protein, giving the protein MPALAHELEVARRIARQAGDILLQVYATDFSVTDKAGGAGPVTVADERANAFIVGELRKAFPADGVVAEENEDASDAKRFERCWYVDPLDGTQEFVNRNGEFAIHIGLAVEGRAAVGVVYRAVGDVLYSGIVGEQGHVEDPQGRRVLRVSDVADPAALRLVVSRSHRSKTTDAVVQRLGITKETESGSVGLKCGLLAEARCDLYVHVSDKSYRWDNCAPEAVIRSAGGVLTDLAGAPYLYDGSELQNRRGLLACNAAAFDRVLPVAAQVAREAGLLK
- a CDS encoding DUF3592 domain-containing protein; this encodes MMKWLMGLALLGIGVALAFAGGRMVYRSKVSKDWPTVQGTVLSSRVETLRSKRAVSFRPEVSYRYEVNGIPYTSDTVAFDGNGSGGLADAQAVSRHYPTGAPVTLHYEPEDPSVACIECGSTGFVNYLVTLGGAVFALVAAWGLVEMARTGLRDGKRQAPPMRAKAR
- a CDS encoding tetratricopeptide repeat protein, with the translated sequence MRRMDPENPVVKLCGQGIQAELARRDDEARDCFQRAWDVASDDYEACIAAHYLARHQPTPEDTRHWNQVSLDRALAVDDARVRPFFASLHLNLGRCAEDQGDLPLARAHYQQALDALPQVSEGPYRSVVEHGIGAALARVAR
- a CDS encoding GNAT family N-acetyltransferase, giving the protein MPVIIRPAKDSDAPALGRMGAALAHQHHGFDAQRFMVPDDVEAGYRWWLGKEARRPQEAVVLVAELDGDVVGYCYGRLEGVDWNMLLDKHGALHDIWVEAKARGTGTGRLLAEAMVQRLTDMGAPRVVLSTAAKNESARRLFERLGWRPTMVEMTREAPPRS
- a CDS encoding glutamine--tRNA ligase/YqeY domain fusion protein, which encodes MTTTNETQGLNFLQEVVEEDRRTGKHGGRVHTRFPPEPNGYLHIGHAKSIALNFGLAQQYGGKCNLRLDDTNPLTEDTDYVESIQRDVRWLGFDWDDRRFFASDYFDRLYAFAEQLISQGQAYVCSLSPEEISQYRGDFTTPGRDSPYRTRTVEENLDLFRRMKAGEFPDGKHTLRAKIDMASSNPVLRDPPIYRIRHAHHHRTGDTWRIYPLYDFAHCLSDAIEGITHSVCTLEFENRRVLYDWIVDALIKGDRPYQYEFARLNLTYTVMSKRKLLQLVTERLVSGWDDPRMLTISGLRRRGYTPASLRDFARRIGVSKSDSLIDMGVLELSIRDDLNETAPRAMAVLRPLKVVLENYPEGQTEELEVANHPQKPELGTRKVPFGRELYIEAEDFQEVPQKGFFRLAPGKEVRLRAAYFIKCEQVIKDAAGNITELRCTYDPATRGGDSPDGRKVKGTLHWVPGNAPVAQVRLYDRLFSVEQPDRDKEKDFKAFLNPNSLEVVADARVEPGLAAANPGDRFQFERLGYFCADSLDSKPGAPVFNRTVTLKDSWVKEQKK